The following are from one region of the Vitis riparia cultivar Riparia Gloire de Montpellier isolate 1030 chromosome 14, EGFV_Vit.rip_1.0, whole genome shotgun sequence genome:
- the LOC117929514 gene encoding probable E3 ubiquitin-protein ligase LUL4 isoform X2, whose product MGISLSKFRRHRHHRRHNRHQAQPQERLQQPIAAASSSSLETPPLQPTPPPCLPSTSQPTPSPCLPSPSPSTPSASLPPPSPPTPPSLPPPSPPTPPPFLPSPSSTPPPPRPSSQPSFVFAANAPFPSTTQGPYAGLPSPSAPAQLSSNYGSPMTMDGFGFSQFPANFNRGYSGWGGYVPTPPPLPPSPSPPPYVDHMSARKIKNDVNVHKDTIRVDWDEKNLDSHLVSFTFDALVDGSITIFYFAKEGNNCSFTPLYPEIYMPIRIPFQNGLGQKFCQRSGTGIDLGFFALDDLSRPSQNEEVFPLVIYAESSLPSLPPMHEQLGQPPPIAPSRAQITQAVLEKNNEGHFQVKVIKQILWVDGVRYELRELYGIENSDERGIGNNDTGKECVICMTEPNDTVVLPCRHVCLCSECAKQLRLQSNKCPVCRHPIQELIVIVHKG is encoded by the exons ATGGGTATTTCATTGAGTAAATTCAGAAGGCATCGCCACCATCGCCGCCACAACCGACACCAAGCACAGCCACAGGAACGGCTGCAGCAGCCAATTGCTGCTgcgtcttcttcttctcttgaAACCCCACCTCTGCAGCCAACTCCGCCACCTTGTCTTCCGTCAACATCGCAACCAACTCCGTCACCTTGTCTTCCATCACCATCGCCATCAACTCCGTCAGCTTCTCTTCCACCGCCATCACCACCTACTCCGCCTTCCCTTCCCCCGCCGTCGCCGCCAACGCCGCCACCGTTTCTTCCATCGCCATCATCAACTCCTCCACCACCGCGTCCATCGTCTCAGCCGTCGTTTGTTTTTGCGGCGAATGCGCCTTTCCCATCGACTACACAAGGGCCTTATGCGGGTTTGCCTTCTCCTTCGGCTCCAGCGCAGCTTTCTTCGAATTATGGTTCGCCCATGACGATGGATGGATTCGGTTTCTCTCAATTTCCGGCCAATTTTAATCGTGGTTATTCCGGGTGGGGCGGGTATGTCCCGACACCGCCGCCGCTGCCGCCGTCGCCATCGCCACCGCCATACGTGGATCACATGAGTGCCAGGAAGATCAAGAATGATGTGAATGTTCATAAGGATACTATAAGGGTTGATTGGGATGAGAAGAATTTGGACTCCCATTTGGTTTCTTTCACTTTTGATGCTCTGGTCGACGGCAG CATCACCATTTTTTACTTTGCCAAGGAAGGAAATAATTGTTCCTTCACTCCTTTATATCCCGAGATATACATGCCGATTAGAATTCCATTCCAAAATGGGTTGGGTCAAAAGTTCTGTCAGCGCTCAGGAACTGGCATTGACCTGGGCTTCTTTGCCCTAGATGACTTATCAAGGCCATCACAGAACGAAGAGGTGTTCCCACTGGTTATCTATGCAGAATCAAGTCTGCCATCACTTCCGCCAATGCATGAGCAGCTTGGTCAGCCTCCGCCTATCGCTCCTTCCCGTGCACAGATTACTCAAGCTGTGCTGGAGAAGAATAATGAGGGCCATTTCCAAGTGAAAGTCATCAAGCAGATCTTGTGGGTCGATGGAGTTCGCTATGAGCTACGTGAGCTCTATGGCATTGAAAATTCTGATGAAAGGGGTATTGGCAACAATGACACAGGGAAAGAATGTGTTATTTGCATGACAGAGCCAAATGATACTGTTGTTCTACCTTGTCGTCATGTG TGTTTATGCAGTGAATGTGCAAAGCAGCTAAGGCTTCAGTCAAATAAGTGTCCCGTATGTCGCCACCCCATCCAGGAACTCATAGTGATTGTCCATAAAG GATGA
- the LOC117929514 gene encoding probable E3 ubiquitin-protein ligase LUL4 isoform X1 codes for MGISLSKFRRHRHHRRHNRHQAQPQERLQQPIAAASSSSLETPPLQPTPPPCLPSTSQPTPSPCLPSPSPSTPSASLPPPSPPTPPSLPPPSPPTPPPFLPSPSSTPPPPRPSSQPSFVFAANAPFPSTTQGPYAGLPSPSAPAQLSSNYGSPMTMDGFGFSQFPANFNRGYSGWGGYVPTPPPLPPSPSPPPYVDHMSARKIKNDVNVHKDTIRVDWDEKNLDSHLVSFTFDALVDGSITIFYFAKEGNNCSFTPLYPEIYMPIRIPFQNGLGQKFCQRSGTGIDLGFFALDDLSRPSQNEEVFPLVIYAESSLPSLPPMHEQLGQPPPIAPSRAQITQAVLEKNNEGHFQVKVIKQILWVDGVRYELRELYGIENSDERGIGNNDTGKECVICMTEPNDTVVLPCRHVCLCSECAKQLRLQSNKCPVCRHPIQELIVIVHKEQS; via the exons ATGGGTATTTCATTGAGTAAATTCAGAAGGCATCGCCACCATCGCCGCCACAACCGACACCAAGCACAGCCACAGGAACGGCTGCAGCAGCCAATTGCTGCTgcgtcttcttcttctcttgaAACCCCACCTCTGCAGCCAACTCCGCCACCTTGTCTTCCGTCAACATCGCAACCAACTCCGTCACCTTGTCTTCCATCACCATCGCCATCAACTCCGTCAGCTTCTCTTCCACCGCCATCACCACCTACTCCGCCTTCCCTTCCCCCGCCGTCGCCGCCAACGCCGCCACCGTTTCTTCCATCGCCATCATCAACTCCTCCACCACCGCGTCCATCGTCTCAGCCGTCGTTTGTTTTTGCGGCGAATGCGCCTTTCCCATCGACTACACAAGGGCCTTATGCGGGTTTGCCTTCTCCTTCGGCTCCAGCGCAGCTTTCTTCGAATTATGGTTCGCCCATGACGATGGATGGATTCGGTTTCTCTCAATTTCCGGCCAATTTTAATCGTGGTTATTCCGGGTGGGGCGGGTATGTCCCGACACCGCCGCCGCTGCCGCCGTCGCCATCGCCACCGCCATACGTGGATCACATGAGTGCCAGGAAGATCAAGAATGATGTGAATGTTCATAAGGATACTATAAGGGTTGATTGGGATGAGAAGAATTTGGACTCCCATTTGGTTTCTTTCACTTTTGATGCTCTGGTCGACGGCAG CATCACCATTTTTTACTTTGCCAAGGAAGGAAATAATTGTTCCTTCACTCCTTTATATCCCGAGATATACATGCCGATTAGAATTCCATTCCAAAATGGGTTGGGTCAAAAGTTCTGTCAGCGCTCAGGAACTGGCATTGACCTGGGCTTCTTTGCCCTAGATGACTTATCAAGGCCATCACAGAACGAAGAGGTGTTCCCACTGGTTATCTATGCAGAATCAAGTCTGCCATCACTTCCGCCAATGCATGAGCAGCTTGGTCAGCCTCCGCCTATCGCTCCTTCCCGTGCACAGATTACTCAAGCTGTGCTGGAGAAGAATAATGAGGGCCATTTCCAAGTGAAAGTCATCAAGCAGATCTTGTGGGTCGATGGAGTTCGCTATGAGCTACGTGAGCTCTATGGCATTGAAAATTCTGATGAAAGGGGTATTGGCAACAATGACACAGGGAAAGAATGTGTTATTTGCATGACAGAGCCAAATGATACTGTTGTTCTACCTTGTCGTCATGTG TGTTTATGCAGTGAATGTGCAAAGCAGCTAAGGCTTCAGTCAAATAAGTGTCCCGTATGTCGCCACCCCATCCAGGAACTCATAGTGATTGTCCATAAAG AACAATCCTAA
- the LOC117931447 gene encoding UDP-N-acetylglucosamine transferase subunit ALG13 homolog — translation MGDTDDYIKPVRTVFVTVGTTCFDALVKAVDTHEFKRELFARGYNHLLIQMGRGSYIPTKSTGEDGSLVVDFFTFSSSIADNLRSASLVISHAGSGSIFETLRLRKPLIVVVNEDLMDNHQSELAEELAERKHLFCARPQTLYQTIATMNLESLLPYHPGDAAPVAKLINRFLGFPDD, via the exons ATGGGAGATACAGATGATTATATAAAGCCAGTGAGGACTGTTTTTGTGACTGTGGGAACCACTTGTTTTGATGCTCTTGTTAAAGCAGTAGACACTCATGAATTTAAAAGAGAGTTGTTTGCAAGAGGATATAACCACCTTCTCATTCAAATGGGCCGTGGATCCTACATCCCCACAAAG TCTACAGGAGAAGATGGGTCACTAGTTGTAGACTTTTTCACTTTTTCGTCAAGCATTGCAGACAATCTGAGATCAGCATCTCTTGTGATCAGTCATGCTG GGTCTGGGAGCATATTTGAGACATTGCGTTTGAGAAAACCTTTGATTGTGGTGGTGAATGAGGATTTGATGGACAATCATCAGAGTGAGCTAGCAGAAGAACTAGCAGAGCGGAAGCATTTATTCTGTGCTCGCCCTCAAACACTCTACCAAACTATTGCAACTATGAACTTGGAATCTCTCCTTCCATACCATCCAGGTGATGCTGCACCAGTTGCTAAGCTTATAAACAGGTTTCTAGGTTTCCCAGATGATTAA
- the LOC117930246 gene encoding probable serine/threonine-protein kinase PBL7: METNTTATPASAPANNHTHIHHHSHSQPDTHHHGILPSNSMLVIIIPTISILLLVAIIVIVIMLRRLKSAKNRGSSKSNSSSSGNQNCNFIAHTAINFNSSPDVKSGCLYGGSLIRAPASRFKGVQVFTYKELEMATDKFSEANVIGNGGFGVVYRGVLSDGTVAAIKVLRRDGKQGERAFRIEVDLLTRLHSPYLVELLGYCADQHYRLLIFEYMPNGTLQSQLHPSHNQQRVLDWGTRLRVALDCARALEFLHEHAVPSVIHRDFKPSNILLDQNFRAKVSDFGLAKTGSDKINGQIPTRVIGTTGYLAPEYASSGKLTTKSDVYSYGVVLLELLTGRVPLDTKRPPGEDVLVSWALPRLTNRQKLVEMVDPALQGHYSKKDLIQIAAIAAVCVQHEADYRPLMTDVVQSLIPLVKNHSSVSSSCSSRFQMLSPRY, encoded by the exons ATGGAAACCAACACCACTGCTACTCCTGCAAGCGCACCTGCAAACAACCATACCCATATTCACCATCACTCTCATTCACAACCGGATACCCATCACCATGGCATTCTCCCCTCCAATTCCATGCTTGTTATCATCATACCCACCATCTCAATTTTGCTCCTTGTTGCCATAATTGTAATTGTAATAATGCTCCGGCGACTCAAATCTGCAAAAAACAGAGGCAGCAGCAAAAGCAATAGCAGCAGCAGCGGAAACCAGAATTGCAACTTCATCGCTCATACTGCTATAAACTTCAATTCTAGCCCAG ATGTGAAGAGTGGGTGTTTATATGGAGGAAGTTTGATCCGTGCACCTGCAAGTAGATTTAAAGGAGTTCAAGTATTCACATACAAGGAGCTTGAAATGGCCACAGATAAGTTCAGTGAAGCCAATGTGATAGGGAATGGAGGGTTCGGAGTGGTGTACAGAGGAGTCCTTAGCGATGGGACTGTGGCAGCTATCAAGGTGCTGCGCAGGGATGGGAAGCAAGGGGAGCGTGCATTCAGGATAGAG GTGGACCTACTGACCCGTTTACACTCTCCTTACTTGGTGGAGCTGCTTGGCTACTGTGCAGACCAACACTACAGGCTTCTGATATTTGAATACATGCCTAATGGTACATTGCAAAGCCAACTCCACCCCTCCCACAACCAACAGAGAGTGTTGGATTGGGGAACACGGTTGAGGGTGGCCCTTGATTGTGCTAGGGCCCTTGAGTTCCTCCATGAGCATGCAGTCCCCTCGGTCATTCACCGTGATTTCAAGCCCAGCAACATTCTCCTAGATCAAAATTTCAGAGCCAAAGTCTCTGATTTTGGCTTGGCCAAGACAGGTTCTGACAAGATCAATGGTCAGATTCCGACTCGGGTAATTGGGACCACTGGATATCTAGCCCCCGA GTATGCTTCATCAGGAAAGCTTACTACAAAATCAGATGTGTATAGCTATGGTGTGGTTCTTCTAGAGCTCTTAACGGGCCGTGTACCACTTGATACCAAGCGCCCCCCTGGAGAGGATGTCCTGGTCTCATGG GCTCTTCCAAGGTTAACTAACAGGCAAAAACTAGTGGAAATGGTTGACCCAGCTCTACAAGGCCACTACTCAAAGAAGGATCTAATTCAG ATAGCCGCTATTGCAGCTGTGTGTGTGCAACATGAAGCAGATTACCGGCCCCTAATGACAGATGTTGTGCAGTCACTAATCCCTCTGGTTAAGAATCACTCTTCTGTTAGTTCCTCTTGTTCCTCCAGATTTCAGATGCTGAGCCCAAGGTATTAG